Proteins encoded by one window of Metamycoplasma subdolum:
- a CDS encoding ATP-dependent Clp protease ATP-binding subunit — MNATWEPNDSRKAIEKYGKDLTKLAQENKLEPVINRDDEIRTLMRVLSRKMKNNPVLVGEPGVGKTAVVEGLARKIVEGKVPTNLKGKKIIEIDLAAMVAGTQYRGMFEERLKGLIDEVVKSDGEIILFIDEIHNIIGSGAVGENTMDAANILKPMMARGTLHLIGATTLDEYRKHIEKDAAFERRMQKVIVSEPSIEDTVTILRGIKERYETFHKVKIEDEALVAAANLSSRYISDRFLPDKAIDLIDEAASNIRTEMNYLPEPLEKVEQKIAQLEIEKAGLLDSDKKSKTKKDEEKINEINKELVELKKDKKELEERLNSEKADIQKISSLKQEIDDSKAKLALLQSEGKYVEASKIMYVLLPSMQSDLQKLETKLRNSKNRLIKEVVDAEEIANIVSRWTKIPVTKLLESQREKLLNLKETLAKRVKGQDEALEKVSEAIQRAKANINDPNRPIGSFIFLGPTGVGKTEVARSLAEALFDNENHIIRLDMSEYMEKQSGSKMIGSAPGYVGFEEGGQLTEKVRRLPYSIVLFDEIEKAHPDVLNLLLQILDNGQLTDSKGRSVNFRNTIIIMTSNIGSELILDKKANYENLKRLLLTKMKPEFINRIDEIIMFNSLDQKVTKSIVQLEINKLKNRVNKNQSISLEVDQEVIDFIAKEAYDPNFGARPIKRYIQKNIENKLAILIIDNKVKEGDKVFVFLKKDEIVVSDQENDLN; from the coding sequence ATGAATGCAACATGAGAACCAAATGATTCAAGAAAAGCGATTGAAAAATATGGAAAAGATTTAACTAAACTTGCTCAAGAAAACAAACTTGAACCAGTAATTAATCGTGATGATGAAATAAGAACTTTAATGAGAGTTTTATCTAGAAAAATGAAAAACAATCCTGTTTTAGTTGGAGAACCTGGAGTTGGAAAAACTGCTGTTGTTGAAGGACTTGCTAGAAAAATTGTTGAAGGAAAAGTTCCAACAAACCTTAAAGGAAAAAAGATTATCGAAATTGATTTAGCAGCAATGGTAGCAGGTACTCAATATCGGGGAATGTTTGAAGAAAGACTGAAAGGTTTAATTGATGAAGTTGTTAAATCTGATGGCGAAATTATTCTTTTCATTGATGAAATTCATAACATTATTGGAAGCGGTGCAGTTGGTGAAAATACAATGGATGCTGCTAATATTTTAAAGCCAATGATGGCAAGAGGAACATTGCATTTAATTGGTGCAACTACACTCGATGAATATAGAAAACATATTGAAAAAGATGCAGCATTTGAAAGAAGAATGCAAAAGGTAATTGTGAGCGAACCTTCAATTGAAGACACAGTTACAATCTTGCGTGGAATTAAAGAAAGATATGAAACTTTTCACAAAGTAAAAATTGAAGATGAAGCATTGGTTGCTGCGGCTAACTTATCTTCAAGATATATATCAGATAGATTCTTGCCTGATAAAGCAATCGACTTAATTGATGAAGCAGCAAGTAACATTAGAACTGAGATGAATTATTTGCCCGAACCTTTGGAAAAAGTTGAACAAAAAATTGCACAACTTGAAATTGAAAAAGCGGGATTGCTTGATTCAGATAAGAAATCAAAAACAAAAAAAGATGAAGAAAAAATTAATGAAATAAATAAAGAACTTGTTGAACTTAAAAAAGACAAAAAAGAACTTGAAGAAAGATTAAATTCAGAAAAAGCTGATATTCAAAAAATAAGTTCATTAAAACAGGAAATTGATGATTCAAAAGCCAAACTTGCTCTTCTTCAAAGTGAAGGAAAATACGTTGAAGCATCTAAAATAATGTATGTACTTTTACCAAGTATGCAATCTGATTTGCAAAAGCTTGAAACTAAGTTAAGAAACAGTAAAAATAGATTAATTAAAGAAGTAGTTGATGCTGAAGAAATTGCAAATATTGTATCAAGATGAACTAAAATTCCAGTTACAAAATTACTTGAAAGTCAACGAGAAAAACTATTAAATTTAAAGGAAACTTTAGCTAAAAGAGTCAAAGGTCAAGACGAAGCTTTAGAGAAAGTTAGTGAAGCAATTCAAAGAGCAAAAGCTAACATAAATGATCCAAATCGTCCAATTGGTTCATTCATATTTTTAGGCCCAACAGGTGTTGGAAAAACTGAAGTTGCACGTAGTTTAGCTGAAGCTTTATTTGATAATGAAAATCATATTATTAGACTTGATATGTCTGAATATATGGAAAAACAATCAGGCTCAAAAATGATTGGTTCAGCACCAGGCTATGTTGGTTTTGAAGAAGGTGGACAACTAACTGAAAAAGTAAGAAGGCTTCCTTATTCAATCGTGCTTTTTGATGAAATTGAAAAAGCTCATCCTGATGTTTTAAACCTGCTCTTACAAATTTTAGATAACGGACAACTTACTGATAGTAAAGGAAGAAGCGTAAACTTTAGAAATACAATAATCATCATGACTTCAAATATTGGAAGTGAGTTGATATTAGATAAAAAAGCAAATTATGAAAATCTAAAAAGACTTTTATTAACTAAAATGAAACCTGAATTTATTAATAGAATTGATGAAATTATTATGTTTAATAGTTTGGATCAAAAAGTTACAAAAAGTATTGTTCAACTTGAAATTAATAAACTTAAAAATAGAGTTAATAAAAATCAAAGTATTTCTCTTGAAGTTGACCAAGAAGTTATTGACTTTATTGCGAAAGAAGCATATGATCCTAATTTTGGAGCAAGGCCAATTAAAAGATATATTCAAAAAAATATTGAAAATAAACTTGCAATCTTGATTATTGACAATAAAGTTAAAGAGGGAGACAAAGTATTTGTTTTTCTTAAAAAAGATGAAATTGTTGTTTCAGATCAAGAAAATGATTTAAATTAA
- a CDS encoding F0F1 ATP synthase subunit B family protein — MLLNKIMAAKSGVSEEINNTFANLTFSWPFFVFALATLIVLSIFITLLVYKPLKKMLKKRQEFIQNNIDESIKAKEKALETKETIDKQILDANLHANEIVASAKSESEKIIFAATQSANKKAEIILEQANLLVAKHKKEFELKQKEIIMNSAIEIAKKIIGKELKPKDHQAMIDKIMKE, encoded by the coding sequence ATGCTTTTAAACAAAATTATGGCTGCTAAAAGTGGTGTTAGTGAAGAAATTAACAACACTTTTGCCAACCTTACATTCAGTTGACCATTCTTTGTTTTTGCTTTAGCAACATTGATTGTACTTTCAATTTTTATAACTCTTTTAGTGTACAAACCACTAAAAAAGATGCTAAAAAAACGGCAAGAATTTATTCAAAATAATATTGATGAATCAATCAAGGCTAAAGAAAAAGCATTGGAAACAAAAGAAACAATTGACAAACAAATTCTTGATGCGAATTTACACGCTAATGAAATAGTTGCGAGTGCAAAAAGTGAAAGTGAAAAGATAATTTTTGCTGCCACACAATCTGCTAATAAAAAGGCTGAAATCATTTTAGAACAAGCGAATTTATTAGTTGCAAAACACAAAAAAGAATTCGAATTGAAGCAAAAAGAAATAATCATGAACTCTGCCATTGAAATTGCGAAAAAGATCATTGGCAAAGAGTTAAAACCGAAAGATCATCAAGCAATGATTGACAAAATAATGAAAGAATAA
- the ychF gene encoding redox-regulated ATPase YchF, with translation MSLKAGIVGMPNVGKSSLFSALTLVEAESANYAFTTIEPNVAIVNLEDDRLLKLAKIVNAKKITPATFQFVDIAGLVEGASKGEGLGNKFLANIREVDAIVHVIRCFEDSNIMHVASSIDPIRDLNIINLELILADLQTVENVISRIGKKAINSNDKNLKFELDTCIKLKNWLIEEKMVKNLDLDEKEKAIIKSYQLLTSKPTIYVANLSTNDFKNLNEAKHYLKLKEFLDKSNEKLIPICIKLEQELSTFSGKEKELFLSEYNIQESGLNQIIKTSFYILNQSTYFTAGEVEARAWVFKNGMNAAECAGIIHTDFEKKFVKAEVIKYDDYIEHNGEKGAREAGKINLEGRNYIMKDGDVCYFKIAK, from the coding sequence ATGTCACTAAAAGCTGGGATTGTTGGAATGCCAAATGTGGGAAAATCTTCACTTTTTTCTGCCTTAACTTTAGTGGAAGCAGAAAGTGCAAATTATGCCTTTACTACTATTGAACCCAACGTTGCTATTGTTAATTTAGAAGATGATAGACTTTTGAAATTAGCAAAGATTGTTAATGCTAAAAAAATAACACCAGCAACATTTCAATTTGTTGATATTGCCGGTCTTGTTGAAGGAGCAAGTAAGGGCGAAGGGCTTGGAAATAAGTTTTTGGCAAACATCCGTGAAGTTGATGCAATAGTTCATGTAATAAGATGCTTTGAAGATTCAAATATAATGCACGTTGCCTCTTCAATAGATCCAATTCGTGACTTGAATATAATTAATTTAGAGCTTATTTTAGCTGATCTTCAAACTGTTGAAAATGTTATTTCAAGGATTGGCAAAAAAGCAATAAATTCTAATGACAAGAATTTGAAATTTGAACTTGATACATGTATAAAATTGAAAAACTGGCTTATTGAAGAAAAGATGGTTAAAAATCTTGATTTAGACGAAAAAGAAAAAGCAATTATTAAGTCATATCAACTCTTAACTTCTAAGCCAACAATTTATGTTGCAAACCTTAGTACAAATGATTTTAAAAACTTAAATGAAGCAAAACATTATTTAAAATTAAAAGAATTTTTAGATAAATCAAATGAAAAATTAATTCCAATTTGCATTAAACTCGAACAAGAACTTTCAACCTTTTCAGGCAAAGAAAAAGAACTTTTTTTATCTGAGTATAATATTCAAGAATCGGGTTTAAATCAAATTATTAAAACAAGTTTTTACATTTTAAATCAATCAACTTACTTCACTGCTGGCGAAGTTGAAGCTCGTGCTTGAGTTTTTAAAAATGGTATGAACGCAGCAGAATGTGCAGGAATTATTCACACTGATTTTGAAAAGAAATTCGTTAAAGCAGAAGTTATAAAATATGATGATTATATTGAACACAATGGTGAAAAAGGTGCTCGTGAAGCTGGCAAGATAAACCTTGAAGGCAGAAATTACATAATGAAAGATGGAGATGTTTGCTACTTCAAAATTGCAAAATAG
- a CDS encoding ATP synthase F0 subunit C, which produces MNIEPIVNAYHSANASEGNLAYGLTMIAASLAIGGTGIVSLGQGIAVAKAVDAVGRNPEATAKIRGLMIIGLAFVETASIYCFIISLLLIFV; this is translated from the coding sequence ATGAACATTGAACCTATTGTTAATGCATACCATTCTGCTAATGCTAGCGAAGGAAATTTAGCATATGGTCTTACTATGATTGCTGCTAGTTTAGCAATTGGTGGAACTGGAATTGTTTCACTTGGACAAGGTATTGCTGTTGCAAAAGCCGTTGATGCTGTTGGAAGAAATCCAGAAGCTACAGCAAAAATCCGTGGTCTTATGATTATCGGGCTTGCTTTCGTTGAAACTGCTTCAATCTATTGTTTTATTATTTCATTGCTTTTAATCTTTGTCTAG
- a CDS encoding F0F1 ATP synthase subunit delta, translating into MNEINQLIHNWSFALFDLACELNKIKKMADDVSAIEKVLKQNKEYLNILDSFNINSKTKMNLIDEAFGKFDEKIVIFIKLVSEAHIAKLLLIILNKFLELCNNKMNVKYGHIYTTIALTNKQIEAFEKKLSKQLSSEVHLTNILKPDLIAGIKIKIGDYVIENSVDNQLKNLKKFVAKQKGEKHDN; encoded by the coding sequence ATGAATGAAATTAATCAATTAATCCATAATTGATCTTTTGCCTTATTCGATTTAGCGTGTGAACTTAATAAGATCAAAAAAATGGCTGATGATGTAAGTGCTATTGAAAAAGTTTTAAAGCAAAATAAAGAATATCTGAACATTTTAGATTCATTCAATATTAATTCAAAAACAAAGATGAATTTAATTGATGAAGCTTTTGGAAAATTTGATGAAAAGATAGTTATTTTTATTAAATTAGTTTCTGAAGCACACATTGCAAAATTACTTTTAATTATCTTAAATAAATTCCTAGAACTTTGCAATAACAAAATGAATGTTAAATATGGTCATATCTACACAACCATTGCTTTAACAAATAAACAAATAGAAGCTTTTGAGAAAAAACTTTCAAAACAACTTTCAAGCGAAGTTCATTTAACAAACATTTTAAAACCAGATTTAATTGCTGGAATTAAAATCAAAATCGGGGATTATGTAATTGAAAATTCAGTTGATAATCAACTTAAAAATTTAAAAAAGTTTGTAGCAAAACAGAAAGGAGAAAAACATGACAATTAA
- a CDS encoding thymidine kinase, whose product MYKNFNEGMIEVITGPMFSGKSEELLKRLRILEYAKLKPLVVKPQFDSRFSREKIVSRSGVSHETFTIKNSKDIFDLLKKDSYKAVLIDEANFFDDGLVEVADELANRGYLVIVAGLDQNFMRKPFGPMASLMAIAERVTKLQAICTICQHAASTSFRKVSSKIEHLLGDEDEYEARCRKCHLKGEKAKQQNS is encoded by the coding sequence ATGTATAAGAATTTTAACGAAGGAATGATTGAAGTAATAACAGGACCAATGTTTTCAGGGAAGAGTGAAGAGCTTTTAAAAAGACTAAGAATTTTAGAATATGCTAAACTAAAACCATTAGTTGTTAAGCCACAATTTGACTCACGTTTTTCTCGAGAAAAGATAGTAAGCCGTTCTGGCGTAAGTCATGAAACTTTTACAATAAAAAATTCAAAAGATATTTTTGATCTATTGAAGAAGGATAGCTACAAGGCTGTTTTAATTGATGAAGCAAACTTTTTTGATGATGGCCTTGTAGAAGTTGCAGATGAACTTGCTAATCGTGGTTATTTAGTAATAGTAGCAGGATTGGATCAAAACTTTATGAGAAAACCTTTTGGACCAATGGCGTCTTTAATGGCAATTGCTGAAAGAGTAACTAAACTTCAAGCAATTTGTACAATTTGTCAACATGCTGCTTCGACTTCTTTTAGAAAAGTGTCTTCTAAAATTGAACATCTTTTAGGCGATGAAGATGAATATGAAGCAAGATGCAGAAAATGTCACCTTAAAGGTGAAAAGGCTAAGCAACAAAATAGTTAA
- a CDS encoding helix-turn-helix domain-containing protein — MNYPVKIKEYREKVLCTQEELAKKLGVSFASVNRWEQGLFEPTMKSKRKLKKLFEKEGIYA, encoded by the coding sequence ATGAATTATCCAGTCAAAATTAAAGAATATCGCGAAAAAGTTTTATGCACCCAAGAAGAATTAGCAAAAAAGCTTGGAGTTTCTTTTGCTAGTGTAAATAGATGAGAACAAGGGTTATTTGAACCTACTATGAAATCAAAAAGAAAGTTAAAAAAGCTATTCGAAAAAGAGGGAATTTATGCATAA
- a CDS encoding F0F1 ATP synthase subunit A has translation MDRLLKLNWFGSSKIQENQIFTLGILIVIVFILSILIYIAIKRQKVEKAPNQALVLVESAFVSLDTFSNEMHNKKLEKANPYFITLFIFFLFGHLLSLFGIAPVGGAVSVVLAATAITWVVTISLNIFYQKIHFFLKCINPLEIAGMVTPIISLTFRMFGNIIGGVVLTVLTHAFLNHIWGKIIGTEVSKESWSVINPLAIIVTPFLNLYFDFFAGSIQAFVFMTLTISYWSQASEENVKDKHRKKIKEWKQEIIKNKESVGEKSNV, from the coding sequence ATGGACAGATTGCTCAAACTTAATTGATTTGGTTCAAGCAAAATCCAAGAGAATCAAATTTTTACTCTTGGAATTTTAATTGTCATTGTCTTTATTTTGTCAATTTTAATTTACATTGCAATTAAAAGACAAAAAGTTGAAAAAGCACCAAATCAAGCTTTAGTTTTAGTTGAATCAGCATTTGTTTCACTTGATACTTTTTCAAATGAAATGCATAATAAAAAGTTAGAAAAAGCTAACCCTTATTTTATTACGCTATTTATTTTCTTTTTATTTGGACATCTGCTTTCACTTTTTGGAATTGCACCAGTTGGAGGTGCTGTTAGCGTAGTGCTTGCAGCAACTGCAATTACATGAGTTGTTACAATTTCATTAAATATTTTTTATCAAAAAATTCATTTCTTTCTAAAATGTATTAATCCGCTTGAAATTGCAGGAATGGTAACTCCAATAATTTCTCTTACTTTCCGTATGTTTGGAAACATTATTGGTGGAGTTGTTTTAACTGTTTTAACTCATGCTTTTCTAAATCATATTTGAGGAAAAATTATTGGTACTGAAGTTTCAAAAGAATCTTGAAGTGTAATTAATCCTTTGGCAATTATAGTCACACCATTTTTAAATCTATATTTTGACTTTTTTGCCGGAAGTATTCAAGCTTTTGTCTTTATGACATTAACGATATCTTATTGATCTCAAGCAAGTGAAGAAAATGTAAAAGATAAACATCGTAAGAAAATTAAAGAATGAAAACAAGAAATTATTAAAAATAAAGAATCTGTTGGCGAAAAATCCAACGTTTAA